From Bacillus pumilus, one genomic window encodes:
- the fapR gene encoding transcription factor FapR, which produces MKLNKKERQKLLQQTISSTPFITDEELASKFGVSIQTVRLDRLELSIPELRERIKHVAEKTLEDEVKSLPLDEVIGEMIDVELDDQAISILEVRKEHVFSRNQIARGHHLFAQANSLAVAVIDDELALTAKANIRFTRQVKQGERVVSKAKVASHDKEKGRTVVEVNSYVGEEVVFSGDFVMYRSKQK; this is translated from the coding sequence ATGAAACTAAATAAAAAAGAACGTCAAAAGCTTCTCCAGCAAACGATCAGCTCGACTCCGTTCATTACTGATGAAGAATTGGCAAGTAAATTCGGTGTAAGCATTCAAACGGTTCGTCTTGATCGTTTGGAACTGTCGATTCCTGAATTACGCGAAAGAATTAAGCATGTGGCCGAAAAGACATTAGAGGATGAAGTGAAGTCACTTCCGCTGGATGAAGTGATTGGAGAAATGATTGATGTAGAGCTTGATGACCAAGCCATTTCCATTTTAGAAGTGAGAAAAGAGCATGTATTTAGCCGAAATCAAATTGCCAGGGGACATCATCTCTTCGCCCAGGCAAATTCGCTGGCAGTAGCCGTCATTGACGATGAACTGGCGCTGACAGCAAAAGCGAATATTAGATTTACAAGGCAGGTTAAACAAGGCGAACGAGTCGTCTCGAAAGCTAAAGTAGCCTCACATGATAAAGAAAAAGGCAGAACTGTAGTTGAAGTAAACAGCTATGTCGGTGAGGAAGTTGTCTTCTCAGGTGACTTCGTCATGTATCGCTCAAAACAAAAGTAA
- the plsX gene encoding phosphate acyltransferase PlsX yields MRIAVDAMGGDHAPKAIIDGVQKSLTAFSDIEITLVGDENKIKPYITNKERITILDAKEVIEPTDEPVRAVRRKKDSSMVKMAQEVSEGRADACISAGNTGALMTAGLFIVGRIDGIDRPALAPTLPTLDGSGFLLLDVGANVDAKPEHLMQYAMMGSIYAERVFPKSNPRVGLLNVGTEDKKGNDLTKKTFELLKASDLNFVGNVESRDLLEGVADVVVTDGFTGNIALKTIEGTALSVFKMLKETLTSSFTAKIAAGMMKPKLMQMKSKMDYSEYGGAALFGLKAPVIKAHGSSDENAIFHAIRQARDIVEKDVSAIIHQEVQKETTNES; encoded by the coding sequence ATGAGAATTGCAGTCGATGCAATGGGGGGAGACCATGCCCCTAAAGCCATTATTGACGGTGTGCAAAAAAGCTTAACGGCATTTTCAGATATCGAGATTACACTTGTCGGCGATGAAAACAAAATCAAACCATACATAACAAATAAGGAGCGCATCACGATTTTAGATGCAAAAGAAGTCATTGAACCGACAGATGAACCAGTGCGTGCAGTTAGACGTAAAAAGGATTCATCTATGGTGAAAATGGCGCAGGAAGTATCCGAGGGACGTGCAGATGCCTGCATCTCAGCAGGAAATACTGGAGCTCTCATGACAGCAGGACTGTTTATTGTAGGAAGAATTGATGGCATAGACAGACCGGCACTTGCTCCAACACTGCCAACACTTGATGGCAGCGGGTTTTTATTACTGGATGTCGGCGCAAACGTTGATGCGAAACCAGAACACCTAATGCAATATGCCATGATGGGATCAATCTACGCAGAGCGTGTCTTTCCAAAGAGCAATCCGCGCGTTGGATTGTTAAATGTAGGAACAGAAGATAAAAAAGGCAACGATCTCACGAAAAAAACCTTTGAATTATTAAAAGCATCAGACTTGAATTTCGTAGGGAATGTGGAGTCTCGTGATTTACTAGAAGGTGTTGCTGATGTTGTTGTCACAGATGGTTTCACAGGAAATATCGCCCTGAAAACGATTGAAGGCACAGCCCTTTCTGTATTTAAAATGCTGAAAGAAACATTAACATCCAGCTTCACAGCAAAAATAGCAGCTGGCATGATGAAGCCGAAATTGATGCAGATGAAGTCTAAAATGGATTACTCCGAATATGGCGGGGCCGCTTTATTTGGTTTAAAGGCACCTGTCATTAAAGCACACGGCTCCTCTGATGAAAACGCCATTTTTCATGCAATTCGTCAGGCACGTGATATCGTAGAAAAAGACGTTTCAGCCATCATTCATCAAGAAGTCCAAAAAGAAACCACGAACGAGTCTTAA
- the fabD gene encoding ACP S-malonyltransferase, with the protein MTKIAFLFPGQGSQKIGMGKDLFDQEAVSKAVFEEADKTLGFDLSSMIFEGDAEELTLTYNAQPALLTTSIAILKKFEESGIKADYAAGHSLGEYTALVAAGALSFQDAVYAVRKRGELMNEAVPAGEGAMAAILGLDQAALLELTKEVTESGHLVELANLNCPGQIVISGTAKGVELASEKAKEKGAKRAIALEVSGPFHSALMKPAAEKFTDVLSKLNISDAKTPVISNVTADIVTSRDAIETKLIEQLYSPVRFEESVERLIDLGVTTFIEIGPGKVLSGLVKKVNRRLTTISVSDQETIEAAIQTLKEDS; encoded by the coding sequence ATGACTAAAATTGCATTTTTATTCCCTGGCCAAGGCTCTCAAAAAATTGGCATGGGAAAAGATTTATTTGACCAAGAAGCAGTATCTAAAGCTGTATTTGAAGAAGCAGACAAGACCCTCGGTTTTGACTTATCTTCGATGATTTTTGAAGGAGATGCAGAAGAATTGACGCTCACTTATAATGCGCAGCCAGCTCTTTTAACGACAAGTATCGCCATCTTAAAGAAATTTGAAGAGAGCGGAATCAAAGCAGATTACGCAGCAGGACATAGCCTTGGTGAATATACGGCCCTCGTTGCAGCAGGCGCACTTTCGTTTCAAGATGCTGTCTATGCAGTAAGAAAGCGCGGCGAATTAATGAACGAAGCTGTTCCAGCAGGAGAAGGCGCCATGGCAGCGATTCTTGGCTTAGATCAAGCGGCGCTTCTAGAATTGACAAAAGAAGTGACAGAGAGCGGTCACCTTGTAGAACTCGCTAACCTAAACTGTCCTGGTCAAATCGTCATCTCTGGTACAGCAAAAGGTGTAGAACTAGCTTCAGAGAAAGCGAAAGAAAAAGGCGCAAAACGTGCGATTGCCCTTGAAGTGAGCGGACCTTTCCATTCTGCCTTAATGAAACCAGCCGCTGAAAAATTCACAGATGTTCTGTCAAAGCTAAACATTTCGGATGCCAAAACACCAGTGATCTCAAATGTAACAGCAGACATCGTCACATCTCGTGATGCTATTGAGACAAAGCTCATTGAACAATTGTATTCTCCTGTTCGATTTGAAGAAAGTGTGGAACGCCTCATTGATTTAGGCGTGACAACGTTTATTGAAATTGGTCCGGGCAAAGTACTTTCAGGCCTTGTGAAAAAGGTCAATCGCCGCCTGACAACCATTTCTGTTTCAGATCAGGAAACAATTGAAGCAGCTATTCAAACATTGAAGGAGGATTCTTGA
- the fabG gene encoding 3-oxoacyl-[acyl-carrier-protein] reductase, whose translation MLTNKTAVVTGASRGIGRSIAIDLAKNGANVVVNYSGNEAKANEVVDEIKALGQQAFAVKADVSNAEEVQALMKQAIDTFGSIDILVNNAGITKDNLLMRMKENEWDDVININLKGVFNCTKAVTRQMMKQRSGRIINLASVVGVCGNPGQANYVAAKAGVIGLTKTTAKELATRHITVNAVAPGFISTDMTDKLDENVQSEMLKQIPLARFGAPEDISNVVVFLASEGAGYITGQTIQVDGGMVMS comes from the coding sequence ATGCTTACAAATAAAACAGCCGTTGTAACAGGTGCATCACGCGGGATTGGCCGTTCCATCGCGATCGATTTAGCGAAGAATGGTGCAAATGTTGTCGTCAACTATTCTGGAAACGAAGCAAAAGCAAATGAAGTCGTAGACGAAATCAAAGCACTTGGCCAGCAGGCATTTGCCGTTAAAGCTGATGTTTCAAATGCTGAAGAAGTACAAGCGCTCATGAAACAAGCGATTGACACATTTGGTTCAATTGACATTCTTGTCAATAATGCAGGGATCACAAAGGACAACCTGCTCATGAGAATGAAAGAAAATGAATGGGATGACGTCATTAACATAAACTTAAAAGGGGTCTTTAACTGTACAAAAGCCGTGACACGTCAAATGATGAAACAGCGCAGCGGAAGAATCATCAACTTGGCTTCAGTAGTTGGCGTATGTGGAAACCCTGGACAAGCAAACTACGTTGCAGCAAAAGCTGGTGTCATCGGATTAACGAAAACAACAGCAAAAGAGCTGGCAACCCGTCATATTACAGTCAATGCAGTAGCACCAGGCTTTATTTCGACAGATATGACAGACAAGCTTGATGAGAATGTGCAGTCTGAAATGCTCAAACAAATCCCGCTTGCACGCTTTGGTGCACCTGAAGATATTAGCAACGTCGTTGTCTTTTTAGCTTCAGAAGGAGCAGGTTATATTACAGGCCAAACCATCCAAGTAGATGGCGGAATGGTTATGTCCTAA
- the acpP gene encoding acyl carrier protein, giving the protein MADVLERVSKIIVDRLGVDEADVKMEASFKEDLGADSLDVVELVMELEDEFDMEISDEDAEKIATVGDAVNYINSQQ; this is encoded by the coding sequence ATGGCAGACGTATTAGAGCGTGTATCAAAAATTATTGTAGACCGCCTTGGCGTTGATGAGGCTGACGTGAAAATGGAAGCTTCATTTAAAGAAGATTTAGGCGCTGATTCCCTTGATGTAGTTGAGCTAGTTATGGAACTTGAAGATGAGTTCGATATGGAAATTTCTGACGAAGATGCTGAAAAAATTGCAACAGTCGGTGACGCTGTGAACTACATAAATAGCCAGCAATAA
- the rnc gene encoding ribonuclease III codes for MPKHYKDKQKQSKKLEQFREFQQRISVHFQNEKLLYQAFTHSSYVNEHRKKPYEDNERLEFLGDAVLELTISQFLFAKYPAMSEGDLTKLRAAIVCEPSLVSLAHELSFGDLVLLGKGEEMTGGRKRPALLADVFEAFIGALYLDQGLVPVERFLEAYVYPKINDGAFSHVMDFKSQLQEFVQRDGKGVLEYHILHEKGPAHNREFEANVSLRGEVLGIGNGRSKKEAEQHAAQEALAKLQKHHMNQ; via the coding sequence ATGCCAAAACACTATAAAGACAAACAGAAACAGAGCAAAAAACTAGAGCAATTTAGAGAGTTCCAGCAGCGCATTTCTGTACACTTTCAAAATGAAAAACTTCTATATCAAGCCTTTACGCATTCCTCTTATGTGAATGAACACCGGAAAAAGCCATACGAGGATAATGAAAGACTTGAATTTCTAGGAGATGCTGTTTTAGAATTGACGATCTCTCAATTCTTATTTGCGAAATATCCCGCGATGAGCGAGGGAGATTTAACGAAACTAAGAGCGGCAATCGTATGTGAACCGTCACTTGTGTCTCTGGCACATGAGCTGTCCTTCGGTGACCTTGTTCTTTTAGGAAAAGGCGAAGAAATGACAGGCGGGAGAAAACGACCAGCACTCTTAGCGGACGTATTCGAGGCGTTTATCGGCGCACTTTATTTAGATCAGGGGCTGGTGCCAGTGGAACGATTCCTAGAAGCCTATGTCTATCCGAAAATTAACGATGGAGCGTTCTCGCATGTCATGGACTTTAAAAGCCAGCTGCAAGAATTCGTTCAGCGCGATGGAAAAGGTGTACTGGAATACCACATCCTTCATGAAAAAGGACCAGCACATAACCGGGAATTTGAAGCAAATGTATCCCTGCGCGGAGAAGTGCTCGGAATTGGAAATGGCCGCTCTAAAAAAGAAGCAGAACAGCATGCTGCACAGGAAGCACTTGCTAAATTGCAGAAACATCATATGAACCAATAA
- the smc gene encoding chromosome segregation protein SMC, with protein MFLKRLDVIGFKSFAQRVTVDFVKGVTAVVGPNGSGKSNITDAIRWVLGEQSAKSLRGGKMEDIIFAGSDSRKRVNLAEVTLTLDNEDHFLPIDFHEVSVTRRVYRSGESEFLINNQSVRLKDIIDLFMDSGLGKEAFSIISQGKVEEILSSKAEERRSIFEEAAGVLKYKTRKKKAENKLFETQDNLNRVEDILHELEDQVEPLRMQASIAKDYLQKKEELENVEIALTVHDIEALHEKWTTLGEAVERFKQDEMKQSTDIQAKEAKIEESRDRIQALDESINDLQEVLLFTSEELEKLEGKKEVLKERKKNAAANQGQLEETLIRLTEKQTQLTEKIQQQKITRDSLQKEVQQLKDEVKTKQHQLSLHSEDVEGQIEQLKSDYFDLLNEQATIRNERKLLEEQQRQAAMQLERLTQNNQKHIEERVSVKEKKIEAEQQLSALEEDILGQVKRFREAEQKLEQMKRQYEKKETALYQAYQYVQQARSKKEMLESMQEDFSGFFQGVKEVLKAKDRVGGIHGAIAELIQTDQQHETAIEIALGAATQHVVTENEAAARQAIAYLKQHSFGRATFLPMNVIKERTIQHRDVQTAEQHAAFIGVASHLVSFDEKYQKVIQNLLGTVLIVRDLKGANELAKMLGHRYRIVTLDGDVVNPGGSMTGGGVKKKNNSLLSRNREIETLTKQLVEMEEKTTILEKETKETKQLIAVNESQLNELRQRGETLREKQQELKGKLYELQVAEKNINAHLELYDQEKEELQQRSTELTDKDKTQAALEVSIGEKLTTLDQEINTLTKRKQTQSSTKETISAELTELKISLAKKEQSLANEQEKLSSLMAELEEAEQTLMETKEDLSLLTSEMTSSSSGAEQLEEAAKEKLENKNKTTALISERRKQRLALSETLEFAERELKEQKRLYKQLTTSLKDEEIKLGRMEVELDNLIAYLNEEYALSFEGAKEMYHLTLSPDEARKRVKLIKLAIEELGTVNLGSIDEYERVNERYLFLTEQRNDLTEAKNTLFQVIEEMDQEMTKRFSETFSQIRGHFELVFQALFGGGRADLKLTDPNDLLNSGVDIVAQPPGKKLQNLSLLSGGERALTAIALLFSILKVRPVPFCVLDEVEAALDEANVFRFAQYLKKYSQETQFIVITHRKGTMEEADVLYGVTMQESGVSKLVSVKLEETKELVQ; from the coding sequence ATGTTCCTCAAACGTTTAGACGTGATAGGATTCAAATCTTTTGCACAGCGAGTGACCGTGGACTTTGTCAAAGGGGTCACAGCTGTTGTTGGACCAAACGGAAGCGGCAAAAGTAATATTACCGATGCCATCCGCTGGGTACTTGGAGAACAATCAGCGAAAAGCCTCCGCGGAGGAAAAATGGAAGACATCATTTTTGCAGGAAGCGACTCAAGAAAAAGAGTCAATCTAGCAGAGGTGACTTTAACATTAGATAACGAAGATCACTTTTTACCGATCGATTTTCACGAAGTCAGTGTGACAAGAAGAGTCTATCGTTCAGGAGAAAGTGAATTTCTCATAAACAATCAATCTGTCCGCTTGAAGGATATTATTGACCTTTTCATGGATTCAGGTCTTGGAAAGGAAGCTTTTTCAATCATCAGCCAAGGAAAGGTAGAGGAAATTCTATCAAGCAAGGCAGAAGAGAGGAGAAGCATCTTTGAAGAAGCGGCTGGTGTTTTGAAATATAAAACAAGAAAGAAAAAAGCCGAGAATAAACTGTTTGAAACGCAGGACAACTTAAACCGAGTAGAAGATATTCTGCATGAACTAGAAGATCAAGTAGAACCATTAAGAATGCAGGCATCTATTGCAAAGGACTATTTGCAAAAAAAAGAAGAGCTTGAAAATGTCGAAATTGCCTTAACTGTCCATGACATCGAAGCACTTCATGAAAAATGGACAACACTTGGTGAAGCTGTCGAGCGCTTCAAACAAGATGAAATGAAGCAGTCCACAGATATTCAAGCAAAAGAAGCCAAAATTGAAGAGTCAAGAGACCGCATTCAAGCGCTTGACGAATCAATTAATGATCTGCAAGAAGTTCTTCTTTTCACAAGTGAGGAATTAGAAAAGCTTGAAGGAAAAAAAGAAGTATTAAAAGAACGGAAAAAAAATGCAGCTGCAAACCAAGGACAGCTAGAAGAAACGCTCATTCGCTTAACTGAAAAGCAGACGCAGTTAACCGAAAAGATTCAGCAGCAGAAAATCACGCGGGACAGCCTTCAAAAAGAAGTGCAACAGCTAAAAGATGAAGTGAAAACAAAGCAGCATCAACTGTCGCTCCATAGTGAAGATGTGGAAGGTCAAATTGAACAGCTAAAAAGCGATTATTTTGATCTGCTTAATGAACAGGCTACCATCCGCAATGAACGTAAATTACTAGAAGAACAGCAGCGCCAAGCGGCCATGCAGCTGGAGCGGCTCACGCAAAACAACCAAAAACACATCGAAGAACGTGTGTCTGTCAAAGAAAAGAAAATAGAAGCTGAGCAGCAGCTTTCCGCACTTGAAGAAGACATACTGGGTCAGGTCAAGCGCTTTAGGGAAGCGGAACAAAAGCTTGAGCAAATGAAACGTCAATACGAGAAAAAAGAAACGGCTCTTTACCAAGCCTATCAATATGTGCAGCAGGCAAGATCGAAAAAAGAGATGCTAGAATCCATGCAGGAAGACTTTTCAGGCTTTTTCCAAGGAGTGAAAGAGGTCTTAAAGGCAAAAGATCGTGTAGGCGGTATTCACGGTGCCATTGCAGAGCTGATTCAAACAGATCAGCAGCATGAGACAGCGATTGAAATCGCGCTAGGCGCAGCAACGCAGCACGTAGTCACAGAAAATGAAGCAGCTGCGAGACAAGCAATTGCATACTTAAAGCAGCACTCCTTTGGACGTGCGACCTTCCTGCCAATGAATGTGATCAAAGAACGAACCATTCAGCATAGGGACGTCCAAACAGCTGAGCAGCATGCTGCATTTATCGGTGTAGCAAGTCACCTTGTTTCCTTTGATGAAAAGTATCAAAAAGTCATACAGAACTTGCTTGGAACGGTACTTATCGTTAGAGACTTAAAAGGCGCCAATGAACTGGCAAAAATGCTTGGTCATCGTTATCGCATCGTGACCCTTGATGGAGATGTCGTGAACCCCGGCGGTTCAATGACCGGTGGCGGTGTAAAGAAAAAGAACAACTCCCTTCTTTCAAGAAACCGGGAGATCGAAACATTAACAAAGCAGCTCGTTGAAATGGAAGAAAAAACAACGATCCTTGAAAAAGAAACAAAAGAAACGAAGCAATTGATTGCAGTAAACGAAAGCCAATTAAACGAACTGCGTCAACGCGGAGAAACCCTTCGAGAAAAGCAGCAAGAGCTCAAAGGGAAGCTATACGAACTGCAAGTAGCCGAAAAAAATATTAATGCTCACCTTGAACTCTATGATCAAGAAAAAGAAGAATTGCAGCAGCGTTCTACTGAACTTACAGATAAGGACAAAACGCAGGCAGCCCTTGAAGTTTCAATAGGGGAGAAACTGACCACGCTTGATCAAGAGATCAATACATTAACAAAGCGTAAGCAGACTCAAAGCTCAACGAAAGAAACCATTTCTGCCGAATTAACCGAGCTGAAAATCTCGCTTGCCAAAAAAGAGCAGTCCTTAGCGAATGAACAAGAAAAGCTTTCGAGCTTAATGGCCGAATTAGAAGAGGCTGAACAAACGCTGATGGAAACAAAAGAAGACCTGTCACTCTTAACAAGTGAAATGACGTCTAGCTCAAGCGGAGCAGAACAGCTGGAAGAAGCGGCGAAAGAGAAACTGGAAAACAAAAACAAAACAACCGCACTTATTTCAGAGCGTCGTAAACAGCGCCTGGCTCTTTCTGAAACGTTAGAATTTGCTGAACGTGAATTGAAAGAACAAAAGCGTCTTTACAAGCAGCTCACCACAAGCTTAAAAGATGAAGAGATTAAGCTTGGCCGTATGGAAGTTGAGCTCGACAACCTCATCGCTTATTTGAACGAAGAGTATGCCCTTTCGTTTGAAGGGGCAAAAGAGATGTATCATCTGACGTTATCACCAGATGAAGCAAGAAAACGAGTGAAGCTGATCAAATTAGCCATTGAAGAGCTAGGAACAGTGAACTTAGGCAGCATTGATGAGTATGAACGAGTAAATGAACGATATCTCTTTTTAACAGAACAGCGAAACGATCTGACAGAAGCGAAAAATACATTATTCCAAGTCATCGAAGAAATGGATCAAGAGATGACAAAGCGCTTCTCTGAAACATTCTCGCAAATCCGCGGGCATTTTGAATTAGTTTTCCAAGCATTATTTGGCGGCGGAAGAGCAGATCTTAAGCTGACAGATCCAAACGATTTATTAAACTCTGGCGTTGATATTGTCGCGCAGCCGCCAGGGAAAAAGCTGCAAAACTTAAGCCTGCTTTCAGGCGGAGAGAGAGCATTAACAGCGATTGCTTTACTATTCTCTATTTTAAAAGTCAGACCTGTTCCATTCTGCGTGTTAGATGAGGTAGAAGCGGCGCTTGATGAAGCAAATGTTTTCCGCTTTGCGCAATATTTAAAGAAATACAGCCAGGAAACACAGTTCATTGTCATTACGCACCGTAAAGGAACAATGGAAGAAGCAGATGTGCTCTACGGCGTTACGATGCAGGAGTCAGGCGTTTCAAAGCTTGTATCCGTCAAACTAGAAGAAACGAAAGAGCTTGTCCAGTAA
- the ftsY gene encoding signal recognition particle-docking protein FtsY: MSFFKKLKEKFTQQTDSVSEKFKDGLEKTRNSFQGRVNELISRYRKVDEDFFEELEEVLIGADVGFTTVMELIDELKKEVKLRNIQDPSEVQSVISEKLVEIYNSGEEQISALNIEDGRLNIILFVGVNGVGKTTTIGKLANKLKNEGKSVILAAGDTFRAGAIEQLEVWGERSGVPVVKQTAGSDPAAVIYDAVQSAKAKNADVLICDTAGRLQNKVNLMKELEKVKRVIEREVPDAPHEVLLALDATTGQNAMAQAKEFSKATNVTGIALTKLDGTAKGGIVLAIRNELNIPVKLVGLGEKVDDLQEFDAESYVYGLFSDVIDQED, from the coding sequence ATGAGCTTTTTTAAGAAATTAAAAGAAAAATTTACGCAGCAAACTGATTCAGTATCAGAAAAGTTTAAAGATGGACTTGAAAAAACGAGAAACTCCTTTCAAGGAAGAGTAAACGAACTAATTTCACGCTACCGTAAAGTCGATGAAGACTTTTTTGAAGAATTAGAAGAGGTTCTGATTGGCGCTGATGTCGGTTTCACAACGGTGATGGAACTGATTGATGAGCTGAAAAAAGAAGTGAAATTAAGAAACATTCAAGACCCAAGTGAAGTACAATCGGTCATCTCTGAAAAACTGGTTGAAATCTACAATAGCGGAGAGGAACAAATCTCTGCGCTGAACATCGAAGACGGCCGATTAAATATCATTTTATTTGTAGGTGTCAATGGCGTTGGGAAAACAACGACTATCGGCAAACTTGCGAATAAGCTGAAAAATGAAGGGAAATCCGTCATTTTAGCAGCAGGTGATACGTTCCGTGCCGGTGCAATTGAGCAGCTTGAAGTATGGGGAGAGCGTTCAGGTGTCCCTGTTGTCAAACAGACGGCTGGCTCTGACCCAGCAGCGGTGATCTATGATGCCGTTCAATCAGCAAAAGCGAAAAATGCAGATGTACTCATCTGTGATACAGCAGGACGACTGCAAAACAAAGTCAACTTGATGAAAGAGCTGGAGAAGGTCAAGAGAGTCATTGAACGTGAGGTTCCAGATGCACCTCATGAAGTACTGCTCGCTCTTGATGCAACAACCGGTCAAAATGCGATGGCACAAGCGAAGGAATTTTCTAAAGCGACGAATGTGACAGGAATTGCTTTAACAAAGCTTGACGGTACTGCAAAAGGCGGAATTGTCCTTGCAATTCGCAATGAGCTGAACATCCCCGTGAAGCTTGTCGGTTTAGGTGAAAAGGTAGACGATCTGCAAGAGTTCGATGCAGAATCGTATGTGTATGGATTATTCTCAGACGTCATTGATCAAGAGGACTAA
- a CDS encoding putative DNA-binding protein, whose translation MTLEKTTRMNYLFDFYQSLLTAKQKSYMSLYYLDDFSLGEIADEYEVSRQAVYDNIKRTEAMLEQYEEKLLLFKKFKERKELLKKMRELVADSAQTEEAEALIESLEKLD comes from the coding sequence ATGACGCTTGAAAAAACAACGAGAATGAACTACTTGTTTGACTTCTATCAATCGTTGTTAACCGCAAAGCAAAAGAGCTACATGTCGCTTTACTACCTAGACGATTTTTCCCTCGGTGAAATTGCGGATGAATATGAAGTATCAAGACAGGCTGTTTATGATAATATTAAACGGACTGAAGCGATGCTTGAACAATATGAAGAAAAGCTGCTCTTGTTTAAGAAATTTAAAGAGCGTAAAGAACTTCTCAAAAAAATGAGAGAGCTTGTAGCAGATTCCGCTCAGACGGAAGAAGCAGAAGCTTTAATTGAATCGCTTGAGAAATTAGATTAG
- the ffh gene encoding signal recognition particle protein: MAFEGLADRLQQTISKIRGKGKVSEQDVKEMMREVRLALLEADVNFKVVKDFVKKVSERAVGQEVMKSLTPGQQVIKVVKEELTELMGGEESKIAVAKKSPTVIMMVGLQGAGKTTTTGKLANLLRKKHNRKPMMVAADIYRPAAIQQLQTLGKQLDMPVFSLGDQVSPVDIAKQAIEKAKEEHHDYVILDTAGRLHIDEELMDELQKVKEVASPEEIFLVVDSMTGQDAVNVAKSFNEQLGLTGVVLTKLDGDTRGGAALSIRAVTNTPIKFAALGEKLDAIEPFHPERMASRILGMGDVLTLIEKAQANVDQDKAKELEQKMRTMSFTLDDFLEQLGQVRNMGPLDELIQMMPGAGKMKGLKNVQVDEKQLNHIEAIIKSMTTEEKEQPEVINASRRKRIAKGSGTSVQEVNRLLKQFDEMKKMMKQMTNMSKGKKKGFKLPFM, encoded by the coding sequence ATGGCATTTGAAGGATTAGCCGACCGACTGCAGCAGACGATTTCAAAAATCCGCGGCAAAGGAAAAGTGTCAGAGCAAGATGTAAAAGAAATGATGCGCGAGGTACGCCTTGCCCTTCTTGAAGCTGACGTCAATTTTAAAGTAGTCAAAGACTTTGTGAAAAAAGTAAGCGAGCGGGCAGTTGGACAAGAGGTGATGAAAAGCCTTACCCCTGGACAACAGGTCATTAAAGTTGTAAAAGAAGAACTCACTGAATTAATGGGTGGGGAAGAGAGTAAAATCGCTGTAGCGAAAAAATCTCCGACAGTCATTATGATGGTTGGTCTTCAAGGGGCAGGTAAAACAACCACAACTGGGAAGCTTGCCAATTTACTTCGCAAAAAACATAATCGCAAGCCGATGATGGTGGCTGCAGATATTTACAGACCAGCAGCGATCCAGCAGCTTCAAACGCTGGGGAAACAGCTTGATATGCCTGTGTTTTCATTAGGTGATCAAGTCAGTCCTGTCGACATTGCCAAACAGGCAATCGAAAAAGCGAAAGAAGAACACCACGATTATGTCATTTTAGATACAGCAGGACGCCTTCATATCGATGAAGAATTGATGGATGAACTTCAGAAAGTAAAAGAAGTAGCGAGTCCAGAAGAAATTTTCCTTGTTGTTGACTCTATGACAGGTCAAGATGCTGTCAATGTAGCAAAAAGCTTTAATGAACAGCTTGGTTTAACAGGTGTCGTTCTAACGAAACTAGACGGGGATACACGAGGCGGGGCAGCACTTTCCATTCGAGCTGTCACCAATACGCCGATTAAATTCGCCGCACTAGGAGAAAAGCTGGATGCGATTGAACCATTCCACCCGGAGCGGATGGCATCAAGAATTCTTGGCATGGGAGATGTGCTTACACTTATTGAAAAAGCACAGGCAAACGTTGACCAAGATAAAGCGAAAGAGCTTGAACAAAAAATGCGGACCATGAGCTTTACGCTCGATGATTTCCTCGAGCAGCTTGGGCAAGTTCGTAATATGGGTCCACTTGATGAATTGATCCAAATGATGCCGGGAGCCGGTAAAATGAAAGGGCTCAAAAACGTCCAAGTAGACGAAAAGCAGCTCAATCACATCGAAGCGATCATTAAATCAATGACGACCGAGGAAAAAGAACAGCCAGAGGTCATCAATGCAAGCCGAAGAAAACGGATTGCAAAAGGAAGCGGAACATCTGTACAGGAAGTCAATCGCCTTTTAAAGCAATTTGACGAAATGAAAAAGATGATGAAGCAAATGACCAACATGTCCAAAGGGAAGAAAAAAGGCTTTAAATTACCATTTATGTAA